The window ATGATGCCGTTGTTTCAGGTTCGGGCATAGCAAAGCTGATAAACTTGGATATTTCCTTTAACGGAATTTCTTTCGGTGTTTTTAGAGCTGACGGGGTAATAGTTTCTACTCCTACAGGTTCGACTGCCTACTCGGCAGCTTCGGGAGGACCAATCTTAGACCCCGATGTATCGGCCTTTGTTTTGACCCCTATTTCTCCTTTTTCCTTATCGAACCGCCCCTTGGTTCTTCCATCGTCGGGTCAAATGAAGATAAAAATTCTTCCTGCAAGAGCAAAAGACATTATAGTTTCAATTGACGGACAGGAGATGGTTTCTTTACAAGAAGACGATGAGATTATAATAAGCGAGTCTCCCAATAAGGTAAAAATGGCAGGCTGTTCTCCCGATAATTTTTACAAGGCCCTGCGTTCAAAGCTCGGCTGGTCGGGTTCTTCATCGCCCAAACTGAATTGATGCAAAAATTGAATTGATTGACATTTTCTCCCCTTTATTGTATTATCGTATCTTATGATTACAGTAAGCGATTTAAGTTTAAAGTTCGGCGACAGGCCGCTTTTTAAGGATGTTAATTTAAAATTTACAAAAGGCAACTGCTACGGAATTATCGGCGCAAACGGAGCCGGAAAGTCTACTTTTTTAAAAGTGCTTTCGGGAGAATTGGAGCATGACTCAGGTGAGTTCAGTATTACCCCCGGAGAGCGAATGGCTGTTTTAAGGCAGGATCACTTTGCCTTTGATGAGTACAGCGTAAAAGACACGGTTTTTATGGGCTATCCTAAGCTCTACAATGTTAGAAATGAAAGAGAAGCCATTTATGCAAAAGAAAATTTTAGCGAAGAAGACGGAATACGGGCTTCGGAGTTGGAGGCCGAATTTGCCGATTTAAACGGCTGGGAGGCTGAAAATCAAATAGAGCAAATTCTTTCAGGTCTAGGTCTTGATGAAAACTACCATGACAGGATGATGAGCGAACTGGATGAGGGGCAGAAGGTGCGGGTCTTGCTGGCTCAGGCTATCTTCGGCACCCCCGATATTCTTCTTTTGGACGAACCGACAAACGGTTTAGACCTTGAATCCATAGCATGGCTTGAAGAGTTTTTAATAGACTTTCCCAATATTATAATTGTTGTTTCTCACGACAGGCATTTTTTAAATGCGGTTTGTACCCATGTCTGCGACATTGACTACGGAAAAATCCGCATGTATTCAGGTAACTACGATTTCTGGTACCAGATGAGCAGAATTATGCAAAGGCAGGCTAAGGACCAACAAAAGAAGAGAGAAGAAAAGATGAAGGATTTGAGGGAGTTTATCCTACGCTTTGCCTCAAATGCTGCAAAGAGCCGTCAGGCAACCAGCCGAAAAAAAGTTTACGATAAACTGGCCTTGGAAGAAATTGAAGTTACGAGCCGTAAATTCCCTTATGTTCATTTTAAGCCCAATAGGGAAATCGGAAATAATGTTGTCCGCACCGAAAAAATTTTTTATAAGACGCCCGACACAGCGGAAGAAAAGGGTATTCAGCTTTTAAGCGATTTTTCGTTTACGGTAAACAGAACCGATAAGATAGCCTTCGTAGGCCAAGAGCATAATTCCAAAACCGCCCTCTTCGATATTTTAACCGGAAAATTAAACCCCGATTCGGGAGATGTTTACTGGGGACAGACCGTATCCCATGCCTACCTTAATAAGGACAATGCCGAGTATTTTAATAACGATTTAAATATTACCGAATGGCTTAAACAATATTCCCCCGACCAAGATGATGCCTATGTAAGAGGCTTTTTAGGCCGAATGCTTTTTTCGGGTGATGAGTCATTAAAGCCCGTAAATGTTCTATCCGGAGGTGAAAAGGTACGCTGTATGTTGAGTAAGCTCATGCTTTCGGGAGCAAATGTTTTAATATTGGATGAGCCGACAAACCACCTCGATCTTGAAGCTATTACGAGTCTAAACGATGCCCTTGTGGAATTCCCCGGTGTTATTCTTTTTAACTCCCATGACCACGAATTTATTTCTTCAATTGCAAATAGAATTATCGAAATTACCCCCAACGGCGTAATCGACAGGATGATGAATTTTGACGACTATATAAAAGACGAACACGTCAAAAAGCTGCGTGAAGAACTATACGGCAACACCAAAAAGATGCAGATTTAAAAATCTGTTCTATAATTATGATTGAAATTTCTCGTTTATAACATAGCCCTTTCGATCCCGCTTCGGACTTCTCGGCATTTCCCATATAAAATGGTCCGTATGTAAAAGACTGTGCGCTTTGTGGCTGTTCGGCTTTTCAAAGAAATCATTATAGAGAGCTTTTATGCATTCGTTTTCATGAGAATACCGCACTTTTGAGTTCTTATCGATAAAGTATAAATTACTGCCTCTTTTAACAGCTAATTCACCGGATTCATGTATCGGCTGCCCTCCGCCTCCTACGCATCCGCCGGGGCAAGCCATAATTTCTACAAAATCATAGTGTTTTTCGCCTGCTTCTATAGAATCTATAAGCCGTCTGGTATTGGCAAGTCCGCTGGTTACGGCAATCCGTAAATTATTTTCTTTTAAGGTAAAAGATGCTTCAATAATGCCCGACTCTTCTTGCGAAGAATGCCTTACAACCTTAAAAGCATCCGGCGGACAATTTTTTCCCATAATGGCATAATAGGCTGTACGTAAGGCGGCCTCCATAACACCGCCTGTAGCTCCGAAAATAATTCCGGCTCCTGAAGCATCATGGAAAAGCTTATCGGGTTCCGTTTCTTTAAGGGTTTCGGGGAGAATATGAGCAGACTTAAGCATCCTTACAAATTCCCGCGTAGTCAAAACACAGTCCATGTCATGTCCTGCATACTCTCCATAGAAAAGCTCCATATCGATTTCGCTTTTTTTTGCAACACAGGGCATAATAGCTACAGAGAAAATATCCTCAGGTTTTTTACCGATTTTTTCTGCAAAATATGACTTCATAACCGCACCGAACATCTGCATGGGAGACTTAGCGGAAGATAGATGAGAAACCAAATGAGGATATTGGCTTTTTATAAAGCGAACCCATCCGGGACAACAGGAGGTAAACATCGGTTTATCTTTTAGCTCTCCCTTCGAAAAACGTTCAATAAATTCATAGGCTTCTTCCATTATGGTTAAATCTGCCGAAAAGGCTGTATCAAATACGTAGTCGGCTCCTATTCTTTTTAATGCATCAAATATTTTGTTTACGGAAGCATCTTTTAGATCAAGGCCGATATGTTCTCCCCAAGCCGTACGTATTGCAGGGGCTACTTGCACGACAACAACCTTATCAGGATTTGCAACTGCCCTCCAGAATTTTTCCGTGTCATCTCTTTCACGTAAGGCACCCACGGGACAATGGGTAATACACTGACCGCATAAAGAGCAGTCTGCATCGGCTATAGTCCTTGAGCCTGAAACATTTATTGTAGTTCTTGCTCCCGTTCCTTCCAACTCCCAAATGTTCAGGCTTTGGATCTTATCGCAAACCTGAATACAGCGCATACATTTAATACATTTTTTTGAATCCCGTATAAGAGGAAAATTCTTATCCCATGGCTGATCTTCAAGCTGTTCTTCATATAAAACATCTTGAATGTTAAGATCGTTTGCAAGAGTTTGTAAGGTACAGTTTCCGCTTCTTACACAGATGGCACACTTACAATCATGCTGTGACAAAATCATCTGAACGGTTCTTCTTCTGTCAATTCTTACCTTGGGGCTGTTAGTGTATACAACCATTCCTTCTTCAACGGAATTATTACAAGCGGTTATAAGTTTTTCTTTTCCTTCCAGTTCAACAACACATACACGGCAGGCAGCAATTTCATTTATTCCTTTTAAAAAACAAAGTTTCGGTATAGGGATTCCGGCGCTTTCTGCAGCTTCCATAATCGTCATGTTTTCTTTAGCCGATATTTTTATATTATCTATAGTCAAGTTTACCATAATCGTTCCCGTCCTCCCTTAAATATACCAAATCCGAAGTGATCGCATTTAAGACAGCGATTTGATTCTTGACAAGCTTCCTTTTTACTCATACAGAATTCTACGCCTTCAAAATCCTTTATTCTTTCAGAAGCTTCCCTCTCTCCAAGTTCAACCCTTCCGCAAGCAAGGCGGTCATCAATATTGGGAATGGGAATTTCTATATCACAGCTTATAGTGTGGCTATAGCCTAAATATTCGTCTATATTTGCGGCCATAACTTTTCCGGCGGCAATGGCCTTTATAACCGTAGCGGGGCCTGAAGCACAGTCTCCGCCTGAAAATAGGCCAGGCATTCCTTGAAAACTTGCGCTGGGCATGGTAAAAAGCTTTCCTCGATCAACCGGTATACCGGAATCTTCATAATGTTGAGTTTCGATATCCTGACCTATTGCAACGACAAGCACTTCACACGGAATAAAAATATCAGGTTCTCCTGTAGATACAACGGAGGCTCGCCCGTCTTTTATTTTGGAAATCATCTGAGGAGTAACCCAAACGCCTGTGAGTTTTCCATTCTTTACTTCAAGTTTTGAAGGAGCTTTTAGGGTCATCATTTCTACCCCTTCGGCTAAGGCTCCTTCTATTTCGGCAGGAAGAGCCGTCATATCGGCTACACGCCTTCGGTAAAGACAGGTAACTTTTTCCGATTTTAGACGGACAGCAGTACGCACTGCATCCATGGCAACATTTCCGCCTCCTATTATTGCAGTTTTTTTACCTGTTAAATCCATGCCCTTATCCATTCCCACATCTCTAAGGAATTGAACAGCAGAGATAACGCCTTCCGAATCTTCTCCTTCAAGGCCCAGCTTTTTGTCGGTTGAGGCTCCAATTGCTATTATAGCCGCATCATTATCTTTTATAAGTTCATTGAGTTCTATATCGGTTCCTATTTTTTTACCGTAAACGACTTTAACTCCGGTTTCAAGAATTGCATCTATATCTTCGTCCAATCTGTCCTTAGGGAGACGGTAATTAGGTATACCGTAACGGAGCATCCCTCCTAATTTGGGCAGCATCTCATATACGGTTGTCTGATGTCCCATGAGCTGTAAATAATAAGCCGCGGTAAGCCCGGCAGGCCCTCCTCCGACTATGGCGATCGATTTTCCTGTAGAGGGTGCACATGGGGGAGGCGGAACTTTTCCGGCAAATTCAACGGCAACCCTTTTTAATCCTCTTATATTTATTGCGGTGTCTACCATATTTCGACGGCACCTATGTTCGCAAGGATGTTCACAGATAAAGGCACATGTAGAAGGAAAAGGATTGTCCTTTCTGATTAAGCGGACGGCATCGGCATATCTTTCATCCCTGA of the Treponema denticola ATCC 35405 genome contains:
- a CDS encoding NAD(+)/NADH kinase — translated: MKKVLIVLSIEKPNAKKICKEIEAFLSAKGIDSFVYKYDGISHSPELNEDYDLAISLGGDGTVLFTARYSAPRHIPVFPINLGRFGFIANIEPKEWEGELLHLLNGKQALHKRMLLSASINRKNKEIVKYEALNDAVVSGSGIAKLINLDISFNGISFGVFRADGVIVSTPTGSTAYSAASGGPILDPDVSAFVLTPISPFSLSNRPLVLPSSGQMKIKILPARAKDIIVSIDGQEMVSLQEDDEIIISESPNKVKMAGCSPDNFYKALRSKLGWSGSSSPKLN
- a CDS encoding ABC-F family ATP-binding cassette domain-containing protein, encoding MITVSDLSLKFGDRPLFKDVNLKFTKGNCYGIIGANGAGKSTFLKVLSGELEHDSGEFSITPGERMAVLRQDHFAFDEYSVKDTVFMGYPKLYNVRNEREAIYAKENFSEEDGIRASELEAEFADLNGWEAENQIEQILSGLGLDENYHDRMMSELDEGQKVRVLLAQAIFGTPDILLLDEPTNGLDLESIAWLEEFLIDFPNIIIVVSHDRHFLNAVCTHVCDIDYGKIRMYSGNYDFWYQMSRIMQRQAKDQQKKREEKMKDLREFILRFASNAAKSRQATSRKKVYDKLALEEIEVTSRKFPYVHFKPNREIGNNVVRTEKIFYKTPDTAEEKGIQLLSDFSFTVNRTDKIAFVGQEHNSKTALFDILTGKLNPDSGDVYWGQTVSHAYLNKDNAEYFNNDLNITEWLKQYSPDQDDAYVRGFLGRMLFSGDESLKPVNVLSGGEKVRCMLSKLMLSGANVLILDEPTNHLDLEAITSLNDALVEFPGVILFNSHDHEFISSIANRIIEITPNGVIDRMMNFDDYIKDEHVKKLREELYGNTKKMQI
- a CDS encoding [FeFe] hydrogenase, group A, with the translated sequence MVNLTIDNIKISAKENMTIMEAAESAGIPIPKLCFLKGINEIAACRVCVVELEGKEKLITACNNSVEEGMVVYTNSPKVRIDRRRTVQMILSQHDCKCAICVRSGNCTLQTLANDLNIQDVLYEEQLEDQPWDKNFPLIRDSKKCIKCMRCIQVCDKIQSLNIWELEGTGARTTINVSGSRTIADADCSLCGQCITHCPVGALRERDDTEKFWRAVANPDKVVVVQVAPAIRTAWGEHIGLDLKDASVNKIFDALKRIGADYVFDTAFSADLTIMEEAYEFIERFSKGELKDKPMFTSCCPGWVRFIKSQYPHLVSHLSSAKSPMQMFGAVMKSYFAEKIGKKPEDIFSVAIMPCVAKKSEIDMELFYGEYAGHDMDCVLTTREFVRMLKSAHILPETLKETEPDKLFHDASGAGIIFGATGGVMEAALRTAYYAIMGKNCPPDAFKVVRHSSQEESGIIEASFTLKENNLRIAVTSGLANTRRLIDSIEAGEKHYDFVEIMACPGGCVGGGGQPIHESGELAVKRGSNLYFIDKNSKVRYSHENECIKALYNDFFEKPNSHKAHSLLHTDHFIWEMPRSPKRDRKGYVINEKFQS
- a CDS encoding NAD(P)-binding protein; amino-acid sequence: MSRLEIFSQNRSQIIIEELYENLQHRIEASPPGLCPVYITRAFIEMCHAQTCGKCAPCRIGLLQLKHILTDVLNGKSTMKTLDLIEETAKSIRETADCALGYEAADMVYKSIIYCRDDFEEHIKHGRCGCITTQPVPCVALCPANVDIPGYIALVRDERYADAVRLIRKDNPFPSTCAFICEHPCEHRCRRNMVDTAINIRGLKRVAVEFAGKVPPPPCAPSTGKSIAIVGGGPAGLTAAYYLQLMGHQTTVYEMLPKLGGMLRYGIPNYRLPKDRLDEDIDAILETGVKVVYGKKIGTDIELNELIKDNDAAIIAIGASTDKKLGLEGEDSEGVISAVQFLRDVGMDKGMDLTGKKTAIIGGGNVAMDAVRTAVRLKSEKVTCLYRRRVADMTALPAEIEGALAEGVEMMTLKAPSKLEVKNGKLTGVWVTPQMISKIKDGRASVVSTGEPDIFIPCEVLVVAIGQDIETQHYEDSGIPVDRGKLFTMPSASFQGMPGLFSGGDCASGPATVIKAIAAGKVMAANIDEYLGYSHTISCDIEIPIPNIDDRLACGRVELGEREASERIKDFEGVEFCMSKKEACQESNRCLKCDHFGFGIFKGGRERLW